The region TATGTCGTGATGGACGATTCTTCAAGGCGAAACCTTGAAATAACATCGAATGTGCGCGACGGCTCTTTTCAATATTCACTTTTAGAATGCGTTTCTCACACTCAAACTGCAATGGGAAAACGCCTTTTGATAAACTGGCTGAATTATCCGCTTACAGATTCAAAAAAAATATATTCAAGGCAGGAACACGTTGAACTGTTCGTAAAAAATCGCAGATTGAGCGAAGGTGTGCGTCAGGAATTTTCTTCTATTTTAGATATTGAGCGTCTTGCTGGAAGAATTGCGATGGAAAGGGCTCATGCAAAAGATTTGCAGGCTTTAAAGACAAGCCTAAAAAGCTGGCTTTGTGTTCGTGCTCTGCTTGAAAATTATGATTTTGCCTTAACTCCTTCAAATGGCGCCGTGGATATAATCAAACTTATTGATTCTTCAATATTGGACGATCCTGCAACTTCTTTAACAGAAGGAAGGATTATAAAAGACGGTTGGTCTTCAGAATTAGACAGGTTGCGACAAATCAATGGAAATTTTAACCGAATTCTTTGTGAATATGCAGAAGAAGAGAAAAGCAAAACAGGAATTTCAAATCTCCGCATAAAAAGCAATAATAATTCAGGATATTACATCGAAATAACAAAGGGCAAACTTCAGCAAGTTCCAGAGCATTTTATAATGCGGCGTTCGCTTTTAAATGCAGAACGATATACAACTGCAAAACTTCAAGAGCTTGAACAGGAGCTAAACAGAGCAGGAACGATGATAATCGAATTGGAGCGAGATTTATTTACAGAGGTTCGCTCAAAAATTGCAACGCTTGTTCCATATCTTTTGCAGACTTCCCGTGAAATCGCTTATACAGATGTTGTAAGTTCACTTGCTCATGCTGCAATTTTGCATAATTGGGTTCGTCCAGAAGTTGAAGATTCTTCTATTTTTGAAATAAAAGATGGCCGTCATCCTGTTGTGGAATTGCATTTGCCAGGTGGCGAATTTGTTCCAAACGATATTTCAATATCTTGCCCAGACGATTTTTATGAAGGCTGTTCCACCTCTTTTGATTTAATAACAGGTCCAAATATGGCAGGAAAAAGCACATTTTTGCGTCAGAACGCTTTGATTGCTCTTCTTGCCCAGACCGGTTCTTTTGTTCCAGCCTCCACTGCAAAGTTAGGAATTGTCGATAGAATATTTTGTAGGGTTGGGGCGAGCGACAATCTTGCCAGAGGCGAATCTACTTTTTTGGTCGAAATGACGGAAACTGCAAACATCTTGCGTACGGCTACAAAAAAATCTCTTGTCATAATGGACGAAGTAGGGCGAGGAACTTCTACAGAAGATGGACTTTCTATTGCCTGGGCGATAAGCGAATATCTTTTAAACAACATAAAATGCAAAACTCTTTTTGCAACTCACTATCACGAATTGACGCGAATGAATCATCCTGCATTAAAACTTTTGTGTATGGCGGTTTCTGAAAATTCCGGGGCAGTCATTTTTTTAAGGAAGATAAAAGAAGGTGCAAGCGAAAATTCTTACGGACTTCATGTTGCAAAACTTGCGGGAGTTCCAGAAAACGTTATTCATCGTGCAAATGAGATTTTACAGAAACTTCAAAAAGTGGCTGGAGAAAAGCCTATAGTTGATGAGAATCTTTCTACAAATCAAAACTCCCTTGATTTTGACAAGAATTTGCAGAGGGCTCCGGGACTTTTTTCTGACGAAGAATTAGTTTTAGACGAAATTTTATCCAGCGATATTGAAAACACGACTCCAATTCAAGCGTTGCAACTTATATCGCGCTGGAAGACTTCTTTATCAGGACGCTGATTTTAGATTGATTTTTCATCATCGATAATCATTTTTTTCCCATAAAAAAATCGCAAAAATGAGTAAAAAACGTTTTTGGGAACAAGATATGAATTGTGATAATTCATTTTTTTAGGGAACTAAAACTAAAAATCTTTAAAATCCTTTTCTGTTTGCTCACTTTTTTAAGGCAAGTCCATGTGTTTTTCTTTGGTGGAGAAATATGTCTTTGTTGTGGAATGCAGGCAGGAATAATTCCTCTATGTTCGGCTTGCCAAAAAAGACTTTATTTGCAACAAGCGCAAACCGAGCGTTGCAGCATTTGCGGAAAAGAACTCTTGAGCGAAATTGAAATTTGTTCTTCTTGCAGGCGCGAAAGGGTTTTATTCAGCACAGACAAAGCATTTCCTCTTCATTCTTATAGGTTTTGGAAAAAATCTCTTCTTTTTGAA is a window of Treponema pectinovorum DNA encoding:
- the mutS gene encoding DNA mismatch repair protein MutS, which produces MAKDKVVAGKIQQRTESSQLTPLMVQYQAVKDEYKNEVLFFRLGDFYEMFNDDAVEVSRLLNLTLTHRGGQPMCGIPYHAAKVYIARLLRLGKKIAICEQIGDVKGKTLAERKVIEVITPGTAVESEYLDGGANNYLASCFEKNGEVGFAYIDVTTADFFATSWKSSSMADNFAKELGRANPREILLPESFRTNRLICEVLEQNQGISVSYYPDWNFDFSLSFKRLTKQFKTQNLRSFGLTQESPEVAPAGFLLDYLTRTASTTAPHVSEIKIYKDCDYVVMDDSSRRNLEITSNVRDGSFQYSLLECVSHTQTAMGKRLLINWLNYPLTDSKKIYSRQEHVELFVKNRRLSEGVRQEFSSILDIERLAGRIAMERAHAKDLQALKTSLKSWLCVRALLENYDFALTPSNGAVDIIKLIDSSILDDPATSLTEGRIIKDGWSSELDRLRQINGNFNRILCEYAEEEKSKTGISNLRIKSNNNSGYYIEITKGKLQQVPEHFIMRRSLLNAERYTTAKLQELEQELNRAGTMIIELERDLFTEVRSKIATLVPYLLQTSREIAYTDVVSSLAHAAILHNWVRPEVEDSSIFEIKDGRHPVVELHLPGGEFVPNDISISCPDDFYEGCSTSFDLITGPNMAGKSTFLRQNALIALLAQTGSFVPASTAKLGIVDRIFCRVGASDNLARGESTFLVEMTETANILRTATKKSLVIMDEVGRGTSTEDGLSIAWAISEYLLNNIKCKTLFATHYHELTRMNHPALKLLCMAVSENSGAVIFLRKIKEGASENSYGLHVAKLAGVPENVIHRANEILQKLQKVAGEKPIVDENLSTNQNSLDFDKNLQRAPGLFSDEELVLDEILSSDIENTTPIQALQLISRWKTSLSGR